The following proteins are encoded in a genomic region of Oryzias latipes chromosome 17, ASM223467v1:
- the LOC101157420 gene encoding uncharacterized protein LOC101157420, translated as MFPPVVQFSWKRQKNNGPLEDLTSEEQLDLRESGRSASILLVHQQQDSSYKYICSVKHEGGTVEAQTQQEVPALPAAGSTAAPTSHPASSSILAGGTASVPPLDLVKLSFQSECRVKLLCLLYSVLIVKSLVYCCGLSLLMILRNKGASTNSRHAE; from the exons ATGTTTCCTCCTGTGGTCCAGTTCTCCTGGAAAAGACAGAAGAACAACGGACCACTGGAGGACCTGACCTCTGAAGAGCAGCTGGATCTCAGAGAGTCGGGACGCAGCGCCTCCATCCTGCTGGTTCATCAGCAACAGGACAGCTCCTATAAATACATCTGCTCCGTCAAACATGAGGGGGGCACAGTGGAGGCCCAAACACAACAAG AGGTTCCTGCACTTCCAGCTGCAGGTTCCACAGCAGCTCCAACATCCCATCCAGCATCTTCCAGCATTCTAGCAGGGGGAACAGCCTCTGTTCCTCCTCTGGACCTGGTGAAGCTGTCCTTCCAGTCTGAGTGCAGGGTGAAGCTGCTCTGCCTGCTGTACTCAGTGCTGATAGTGAAGAGTCTGGTGTACTGCTGTGGACTCTCTCTGCTGATGATCCTCAGAAACAAGGGAGCATCCACCAACTCCAGACATGCTGAATGA